In Geobacillus kaustophilus, a genomic segment contains:
- a CDS encoding GGDEF domain-containing protein yields the protein MLLRARPIIFAVFSASIAVVFVSKPPSFDRTYVIALLFYWLFSSLYSHLRVIDKTKNNIPVDYGINYSLSFALFSGPLGLFIFETLFRLTEHMAKKYLKTAEPNEWLHTLYNIGSFVTFNSLAFALYNLLHPLFQSVPLIGFWLLIFLLVIVVSFLADCCLIIVFYMTGDIQTQREALDFIKTRSWMDMGKTALTNGLLFLFLQEQRWDMLLSLFLLNYFVSRSFFSKSQSIQHKLERDQFEKMAYTDFLTGVHNRAYMDQTIAKLNGTGEWIGVVVADIDNFKTINDTYNHAVGDEVIRHFASTLKQFLKEGDFLFRSGGEEFTMFLRNRTFEESVRLVEEMRETVRHSTVLVDYMAAKRPIAYTSSFGLYFCQAEGTMSIEKAYIYADHLLLRSKESGKNKVSAQCGGVA from the coding sequence ATGTTACTCCGAGCACGACCGATCATTTTTGCTGTTTTTTCCGCGTCCATTGCTGTTGTTTTTGTGTCAAAACCACCTTCCTTCGATCGCACCTATGTCATTGCTTTGCTGTTTTATTGGCTGTTTTCCAGCTTGTATTCACACTTGCGCGTCATCGACAAAACGAAAAACAATATTCCTGTTGATTACGGCATTAACTATAGCTTATCGTTCGCCTTATTTTCCGGCCCGCTCGGGCTGTTTATCTTTGAAACATTGTTTCGCTTGACTGAACATATGGCAAAAAAATATTTGAAAACAGCGGAACCGAATGAATGGCTGCATACATTGTACAATATCGGCTCTTTTGTAACGTTCAATTCACTGGCGTTTGCTTTATACAATCTTCTTCATCCGCTATTTCAATCTGTTCCGCTCATCGGTTTTTGGCTACTTATTTTCCTGCTCGTCATCGTCGTTTCTTTTTTGGCGGACTGCTGCCTGATCATCGTTTTTTATATGACCGGCGATATTCAGACGCAGCGTGAGGCGTTGGATTTTATTAAGACGAGAAGCTGGATGGACATGGGAAAAACAGCGCTGACAAACGGCCTGTTATTTCTTTTTTTGCAAGAACAGCGGTGGGATATGCTCTTAAGCTTATTTTTGCTGAATTACTTCGTCAGCCGTTCGTTCTTTTCCAAATCGCAAAGCATTCAGCATAAACTAGAACGCGACCAGTTTGAAAAAATGGCATACACCGACTTTTTGACCGGCGTCCACAACCGCGCCTATATGGACCAAACAATCGCCAAGTTAAACGGAACAGGCGAATGGATCGGCGTGGTCGTCGCTGATATCGACAATTTCAAAACGATCAACGACACATACAATCATGCCGTCGGCGACGAGGTAATCCGCCATTTTGCCTCAACATTGAAACAGTTTCTTAAAGAGGGTGATTTTTTGTTCCGCAGCGGCGGCGAAGAATTTACGATGTTTTTGCGTAATCGCACGTTTGAAGAGAGCGTCCGACTTGTCGAGGAGATGCGGGAAACAGTGCGCCATAGCACCGTGTTGGTCGATTATATGGCGGCGAAACGTCCCATTGCCTATACGTCGTCGTTCGGTCTTTACTTTTGTCAAGCAGAAGGAACAATGTCAATTGAAAAAGCGTATATTTATGCCGACCATTTATTGCTCCGTTCGAAGGAAAGCGGCAAAAATAAAGTATCAGCCCAATGCGGGGGAGTTGCATAA
- the rlmH gene encoding 23S rRNA (pseudouridine(1915)-N(3))-methyltransferase RlmH — MHISIVAVGKLKEKYLIAGINEYTKRLSAYAKIDIIEVADEKTPERASELEEEQIKEREGERLLAKIPHDAHVIALAIEGKMKSSEQFAARLDELATYGKSKVAFVIGGSLGLSKQVMARANETLSFSKMTFPHQLMRLILLEQIYRAFRINRGEPYHK; from the coding sequence GTGCATATTTCCATTGTCGCTGTGGGTAAATTGAAGGAAAAATATTTAATCGCTGGAATTAATGAATATACAAAGCGTCTGTCCGCGTACGCCAAAATCGACATCATCGAAGTCGCTGATGAAAAAACGCCGGAGCGAGCGAGCGAACTTGAGGAGGAACAAATCAAAGAGCGCGAGGGAGAACGGTTGCTGGCGAAAATTCCGCATGACGCCCACGTCATCGCGCTCGCGATTGAAGGGAAGATGAAATCGTCCGAGCAATTCGCCGCCCGTCTCGATGAGCTCGCCACCTACGGCAAAAGCAAAGTGGCGTTCGTCATCGGCGGCTCGCTTGGCTTAAGCAAACAAGTGATGGCGCGCGCCAATGAGACGCTGTCGTTTTCGAAAATGACGTTTCCACACCAGCTCATGCGCCTCATTTTGCTCGAGCAAATTTATCGCGCATTTCGGATCAACCGGGGGGAACCGTATCATAAGTAA
- a CDS encoding CxxH/CxxC protein — protein sequence MMIFTCEEHVDIAIDQYVDETEQAPDLLPVDNSEKQCHFCSKQAVYVVGG from the coding sequence ATGATGATATTCACATGTGAAGAACATGTCGACATTGCCATTGATCAATATGTAGATGAAACAGAACAGGCCCCGGATCTTCTGCCTGTGGACAACAGCGAAAAACAGTGCCATTTTTGTTCGAAACAAGCTGTATATGTCGTAGGAGGATAA